AAAAAATCGATCAAAAAACTGTCTATACATCTGGAAGAGGGGAGGTATTCAGATTCTAATAAATCAGAAATAAAATCCAAAATTATGAATTTCTAATGGATAAACTGTTTTGAAAATATAAAAATAGAGTTTGCTCATTTGCGAAAAGAATCCTTGTGAGGGACGTCATGATTACTCAAGTCGAAAAACAAAAAAAAACCTTACTTATAGTAGAAGATGATACAATCATCGGAATGGCGGAAGCGCAAGCTCTGCGTTTGGCGGGATACACTGTTTTTACCGCATCCTCGGGAGAAAAAGCAATCAAATTGATTCAATCCGGACAGGAGATTGATTTGATTTTGATGGATATGGATTTGGGAGCCGGGATGGACGGAACGGAAACTTCCCGAGAGATCCTGAAATTGATTGAAGTTCCCATCGTCTTTCTAACATCACATGCAGAAAAAGAGATGGTTGATAAAGTAAGAGGCATCACAAGATACGGTTATGTGATTAAAAACTCAGGCAACTTTGTATTGCAATCTTCCATTGATATGGCGTTCGATCTTTTTTACGCGAACCAAAAAGTTAAAAAGAAAGAAGAGAGTCTTCGGGTTACTTTGAACTCTATCGGAGACGCAGTGATCGCTTCCGACAACCAAGGAAGAATCACAAGAATGAATCCTGTTGCGGAAAAATTAACCGGATGGCCGTTTCACGAAGCAATCGGAGCTCCCGTAAGAAACGTATTTCATATCGTAAATGCAAAGACCAGGGTACCCGCCAAAAATCCGATTGATGAGGTTTTAAAAACAGGGCAGATCGTCGGTCTAGCGAATCATACCGCCTTACTTGCTAAAAACGGAGTAGAGTATCAAATTGCGGACAGTGGCGCGCCGATTCAAAACGAAAAAGGCGATGTTTTGGGAGTGGTGCTTGTTTTTCGGGATGTAACGGAAGATTATAAAATGCAGGAAGAATTGCGCGGATCGGAAGAAAGATTTGCCGCTATTTTTAAATCCAGTCCGATGGGAATGGCTGTTACTCGTTATGCGGATGGGGTTTATGTAAGCGTGAATAAAGCATTTTGCCAATTGTTCGAATATAAAAAGGACGAAATCATCGGAAAAAGTACAAAGGAAACGCAACACTGGTGGATTTCCGAAGAAAGAGAACGCCTCCTTGAAATCCTACGGGACACCGGTAGAATCGAAGGCGAAGAGATGAAGATTCGTAAAAAATCGGGAGAGATCGCCGATATAGTGGTGTTTGTCGAACAGATTGTGATCTCCGGCGAAAAATACTTACTCAGTATCAATCATGATATCACTGCGAAAAAACATGCAGAAGCGGAACTCCAAAAATCTTTAGACGAGAAAGAAGTCCTTCTGAAAGAGCTGCAACATAGAGTCAAAAACAGTTTGAATGTTGTTTCCAACTTACTCGGCTTTGAATTGAATCATATAAAAGACGAAGAGACAAAACGTATTTTTTTAAATGCACAGTCTCGCATACATTCTATGTCCAAGATTTATGAAAGATTGTACAGATCGTCCGCAATCGATAGATTGGATCTACACTTGTATATTAAGGATTTAATCGATTCTTTTTCGGAAATGTATGCGATTGATTCCAAAAAAATTCGATTTTCCGTTAAATTGGAAAAGATCCAATTGGATTTGAAACGTGCTTTGCCTGTGGGGTTGATCCTAAACGAATTGATTACAAACGCCTTGAAATACGCTTATCCCAACGATCATAAAGGAGAAATCCGCGTTCATTTGCGTCAAGTCAATGAGCATGTGAATCTGATGGTCTCCGATGACGGCTGCGGGCTCTCCGAATCTACAAATCCGAGTGAAGCAAATACACTCGGATTTATGTTGGTAAAGAATCTGACGGAACAGATTGACGGCGTAGTCAGTACGATTTCAAATCCAAACGAAGGTTTAACGGTAATCCTAAGTTTGAAGATATGATTTATTTTCTACCGAATTTTGCGTTCAATTTTCCTTCTGCCAATTTCAAGCTATTGATATAAAATCCTACCAAGGCTCCCGATGCTTCCGAGTCTAAAGGGATTTTATCCTTTAGAGCATATACTTTGAAGATATAACGGTGAGGTTTGTCTCCTGCAGGCGGACATGCTCCACCAAAACCAGGTTTACCGAAATCAGTTCTGCTTTGAATGGAGCCTGGAGGAAGAGTTCCTTTTTCGTTTCCTGCTTTAGAAGCAAGCCCTGTCGCATCGGCAGGAATATTGAAAACAACCCAGTGCCAGAATCCGCTTCCCGTTGGAGCATCAGGATCATAAACTGTGACGGCAAAAGCTTTTGTTTCCTTCGGAGCTCCGCTCCAATTCAGATCCGGAGAAATGTTTTCGCCACTGCAACCGAATCCGTTGAAAACTTGCGCATTGGTAAGATTAGAACCTTCTTTGATTGCGTTACTTGTCAGTTTGATGTCGGCTGCGGATAAACCGCCTACGATGGAAATAGTGGTAAGTAAAAGACTTGTTTTTAAAAAAGAAAATCGCATAACAAACCTCCGAGTTTCAAATGCTAAGATAAGATTAATTTTCCTTTTGAAAAACTGCATCTCAAATTTTAAAAAAACTCCGACTTCATTTTTTTTCGATCGGAAAGGGACGGTAAGTTGCCAATGCCGGCTGTCATATTTTCTTTAAGGTGATTCAGTTTGTTTGTCGCAGGGATTACGAATTGAATTTGTTCGGAAGCCAAAATGAATTTCAAAAAATATTCTGCCCAAGTGGAAATTCCCATTTCTTTTGCCCAGCCGGGAAGGTCTTTTCCTTTGATCATGGAAAACAACCGTCCGTGTGCAAACGGTTCATTTGCGATAACACTCACTCCCCGATCAAATGCGGCAGGAATCAATCTTTCTTCACCGGTTGTTTCCGCAATGGAGTAGGGGATTTGCAAAAAATCTATTTTTTCCGACCGGATGATCTTTTCCAAGTCCGGGAAGGCGCTCGTTGTATAATGTGTGATTCCTATATAACGGATGATTCCTTTTTCCTTCCAATCTTTCAGTGTTGTTAAGTGAGTTTTCCAATCGACGAGGTTATGGATTTGCATCAGTTCGATATGTTTTCGTTTCATTTTGGAAAGAGAAGATAACATTTGTTTTTCGCCTGCCTCTTTTCCGCTGATCCATACCTTAGTTGCAAAAAACAATTTTTCATTTAAATTCGTTTTCAAAGAAACATCACCTACAACTTCCTCGGAAGTTCCGTACATAGGAGAAGAATCGATCATACTTCCTCCCGAAGAGTGAAAGTATTCCAATAAAAAAGACAGTTCCTTTTGTTTTGACGGATCTTTTCCTACGTCAAATGTCTGATAGGTGCCAAGTCCTACCCGTGGAAGAATTTCTCCACTGGATAGAATCTTTGCTTTTAGAACTTTTGTATTTTTCGAAGATGGATTTGATTGTGTTTCCATGGAAGGATTCCTAGAATTCGGTTCGGAATTTATTTTTTTTAAAGAGGATGCGATAAATAAACTGCCAAGTATGAATTTTTTTCTGCTGAACATACTTTCCTCCTGGATATGATTTTCTCTTAGACTGAAGCAGGTTTCTGTTCGGCTTCCAAGACCAATTCCTTTTCTTTTTTCCCCAACCAAATTCCGTTCCACAGCCAAAGCAAGGAAGCCCCTATTCCTAACATGGAAATCTGGATCGGATTCATACCTACAAATGAGAAAAAAGCGTGAATCCATGCCCCGGATTGGTCGCCTAACCTATAGACTGCGGTATCCATAAAGTTTTTGGCTTTGAATTTGTCTTCTTTGGATACGAGAGTGAATAAAACTTCTCTTGTAGGTTTTGCCAACGCAAATTGTCCCACTCTTCTTGTGATTTGAATGATAAAAACAAGTGCGATGGAAGGAAAAACACTCAAAAATCCGAAGCCCAGAATTCCAATGATGGGAAGCGCAGCCAAAGCTCCGCTCACTCCCAGAAATTGAATGATCCTGCTTGTAAACAAAATCTGAATGATCAATGTGGAAACATTCACGATCAAATCCATCTTTGCCAATAAGGAAGTTCTTTCTCCGGTGGAAGAGAATCCCGTTTCAAAAATATGAACCTGCTGGAAATAGATCAAAGAAGATGTCGCAGTATAAATGAACACATAAAGCGCCGCATTAGCAAGATAAGGTGAACGAAACATACCCAATAATCCCCAAAAGAGGGAACTGCTTTCCACTATGGGTTTTGTAGAATCGATTTCTTCCTTTTGTAATTTTGTGCGAACAGTGTACATTCGCATTCCCGTTTGGGCTGCAAGCTCCAGAAGGATTGCCGATGCAATGAGTAGATTTGTTTTGGAAGTATGTTCTACAAGGCTTGCTGTAAAGAGAGAACCCGCAATCGCTCCTATCGAACCTCCTGCGGATATGATTCCGAAAAGGCGTTTACCTTCTTCTTCCCGAAAGAGATCTACGATTAACACCCAAAATACGGAAACGACGAAAAGATTGAACACAGAAACCCAAACAAAGAATATGCGACCGATCCAGATATTATGCGAACTGGTAGAAAAGAAAAATGCAAAAGCCAACAATTGCAATAGAAAGAAACGGAATAGAAAATTGAGTAAACTCTTCCGGTTCAGTTTATGAGTGAGCCAGGCAAAAGGGAAATTGAGTAGAATGATGGAAACAAGAGTGGCCGAAAAAAGCCAGGGAAGAGTTTTGGTTCCAGTTTCGATTCCCAATTCATCCCGGATGGGACGAAGTATATAATAGGAAGAAAGAATGCAAAAAAAACATAGACTGGAATAAATGAGAATGGGAATTTCCTGAGGTTGAACTTTCAAAACCAAATTGATTCTGATAAAAAAGGTTTTTAGTTTTTCATTCATATCCCGTAGCCTTCATTCACAACTTAGATTCCGATCGATTCTTTCCAAGTAAAACTGAAATCGGATATCTCTTTGTATTTGAATTAATTATTCTCGACTGATTTTCATCCCTCTTCACCCTAAGACATAGGTAAAATATATGGACTTGATCTTTGGATGGAAAAATCGTTTGAGGTTGGGTTCAGGTCTTGTTCTTTTTGCCTATGTTTTCACACACCTTCTCAATCATAGCTTAGGAATTGTTTCTTTGGATTTACTTGAATCCTCCCGAAAACTTTTCATCGGCTTTTGGCGCTTTCCGGCCATTCATCCCATCCTTTTCTTTGCTACATCCATCCACATCATTCTCACTCTTAGCAGCATATTATCGAGAAAGACTTTAAAAATGTCCCAAGGGGAGTTTCTACAATTTTTCAGCGGATTGGCGATCCCTCAACTTTTGATCGGTCATATTGCGGTCACTGTTGCAATGAATGAAATGTTAGGTGTTGATGACAGTTACACTCATCTGTTCTTAGTATACGGATCTTTTTTCACTGCCATTGACGTCACTTTACTTTTGATTGTATGGGCGCACGGTTGTTTCGGACTTTATTTTTGGTTGAGATACAAACCTTGGTTTATCCGTTATTCCAACCTGTTCTTAGTGATCGTATCGATTTTTCCCGTTCTTTCGATCATGGGAATCATCAGCGCGCAGAAAGAAGCCTTCCTGCTTTCTCAAGACCCGGAATGGTTGGAAGAGTTTCTTTTGACTCTACCTGAGAAAGTGGAAAAGATCAAAGAGTATTCCTTGCAAGTCGGCACAGGTGCCAGTCTTGTATTTAATTCTATTATATTTTCTCTATTTGTGTTTCGGTTGTTTTTTCTAAGATCACAAAACAAAAAGAAGACGATCAAAGTACATTATCCGAATGGAAAAATTTCCATTGTATCTCCTGGTACGACGATCCTTGAAGCAAGTAAGCTCGCGAAATTGCCTCATGCAAATGTATGCGGAGGAAGAGGGCGTTGTTCCACTTGCAGAGTACATATTGAATCCGGACTGGAAGAATTGGATTCTCCTTCGGAAGAAGAGACAGCAGTACTCGCAAGAATCTCCGCTCCCAAGTCCGTCCGACTGGCTTGCCAGGCCATTCCTAAATCGGATATTTATATTGAACCGCTTCTCCCTACAAATGCTACTGCGATCGACGCGATCCGCCAAAGCAGATATATTTACGGAACGGAAAAAGAAATAGTAATCTTGTTTGCCGACCTGCGGGGATTCACCACATTCACCGAGCAGATGTTACCCTATGACGTGGTATTTATTCTGAATTCCTATTTTCAGCAAGTAGGTTCTGAAATCGAAAAAGCAGGTGGTAAAATCGATAAGCTGATGGGTGACGGTTTAATGGCGATCTTCGGATTGGATACCAACCTAACAGAAGCAAGCAACCAAGCCGTAATTGCTGTGCAAAATATGAGCGAACAATTGGTTCATCTGAATGAACGTCTCCAAAAAGAACTTCCCGAACCATTGCGAATGGGAATCGGAATTCATAGCGGAGTGGTGATTCTTGGAACTTTTGGAAATTCTACCACACCTACGGCGATCGGAGATGCAGTGAATACTGCAAGTCGTCTTGAGTCCGCTACTAAAGAATATTCCTGTGAAGTAATCGTTTCTGAAAATGTAGCCAAATATTCGTTAGCTGATTTCTCTGGCTTTGAGAAACACACGATTTCCGTTCGAGGTAAAACGGAATCGGTCAATGTTTATCTGATCCCATTCGGCAGAGATCTGAAAATTTCGAAAATTGAAACTACATTAAACTAATGTTAGTCTGCCTCCCGCTTCGTGGGATCCTGCTTTTCACTCCCGTAAAATAAGTAAAGTAATCAACTTTTAAATACGGAAAACAATTCTCGCGGTAACGGAGGCCAAGGATGGCCGGGGTTTTTTCGTCGGAGCAGGATGTTCCGCGAAAAAGAGCGGGGAATGTTTTCCGTTTGATTTTCGCTGCAATCCGTGGCGGTGAATATTAATGTGACATAGTTTTATTTGGGGAATCGATCGAGCCCCCTCCCTTTTTAGGGTTGGGGGGTGAGGGTCGTGGGCTGCAAATCTCCACCTAACACAAAATTTACAATCCGCCTATCGCTTTCGTAAAATCCCCGAAAATTTTAGAAATAAGTTCGTCTTTTTCCATCACTAAGTTCCGGTTTTTATCATCTATCCCAAGGGCTTATGATGCCTTTGTATTTCCTGTTGTTAAATATTATTTCCGATTCTCCATAAAACTCCCGAAGGGTCGGCAACTATAAAATCAACCATTCTCCAAGGTTGTGTTTCCGGGCTTGTAATCCTAATTTTATATTTTTCCGACAAACTATTGTTTGATAATTTTTGAAACCAAGCGTTAGCATCTTCCACTAACAAATGCATCATAAGATTTTCTGCGAATTCCCTATTGTAAAAATTCTGCAAAAGGAAACTTGACTTTCCTACCTGGAAATATGCGACTCCGCCACCTTCCGATTTTAGATTGAATCCCATATCCTGATAAAATTGTTTTGATAATTCGTAGTCTTTCGCAGGCACAAATGCCTTGATCTCTATTACATCCAATTGGCTCACATATATCTCCTATTGATTCATTTGAAAAAGACTTTGTTTGAAAAATAAAATTATATTTCGATCCATTTCAATAAGGTAAGTAGTTTTTTATTGAAGTCATTTGTCCCTGCGCCAAGGCTTTTGAAAAAATCGGAATCGAATTTTTCCACGGCCTTCACAGCTTGTTTTATAATCTTCTTTCCCGCGTCTGTTAGAACTACCGTTTTTGCCCTGGTATCTGTAAGGTGCTCTTGTCTTTGTATAAGCCCCTTTGTCTGCAATGTACGTAAGACAGTGGAAGTGGTCATCGGATCTATTTTAGTATGTGAAGATAATAATACTTGTGTTACATCTTGGTTGTGCAAAGTCAACCAATGGATACTTGCCAAAAGGACGTATTGGGAGTGAGTCAGGTCGTATTTCTCCAACGCCTTTTTTATCTCCCTTTGCCAAAGATTGGTAACTTGCCAAAGCAGAAAACCTGAGCTATCTTCCGCTTTTTCAAAACTAAACGTATTGTCTTGGGACTTCATAATTTACTAGCTGTTTCCACCTGTTTTGCCACATCCTTCGGAAGAGAGTCTACAATATTTTGTGCTACCAATTTGATCCATAAAAAACCGAGAATTCCCTTGACTGAAATCGTATTAGTGATTCTTAATCCGTTTTCAGTTTCTTCGAATAGATGTTCATCGTACATTTGAGCCAATGGAAATCTGGTTACATCCGAAAATCTTTCATTTTTTACTGTTTCCAACAGTTCCACTTTTACATTCGGACCACCCTTCGGCCTTAGAATGAAATGGTTACCTGCTTCGAACTTTCCTTCCAGCTTTGCAAATTCGATCCCTTCGTCCCATGTATGCCAGTTGTTTACATCTTCAAAGAGTTTCCAGATTTGTTCTTTTGTCACTTTTTCTGTAATGATAGAATACGATTTAGTCCACATGTAGACTCCTAATTGCACTTAATGTAAATATATATATTATATGTACACATACTAAATCAAGAAATAAATTTCCCGACTTTTTTGAAAAATCGATAAAATACTATCGTGGGGCCAATGAAACGGTATTTATTTTTTGCCTAGGCTCATCATCAAAAAGCCGCTGAATGCAGCATTGGAAGGAGAAAGCGAGGGGTCTGCCTGGGTTTTCATTTTATTGATCCAGGTTCTATATTTTTTATAAAATTCATAACTCGGGGTCGGTTTGTATTCCAAGTCGGGGATCTGGAAATAAGCTAATATATCTTTGGTGGTCGTCGGTTTGACAAAAATCTCCTTTTGAGGGCGAAGATATGTCGGGCAAACGGTTAGGATAGACCATTTCGCCAATTTGCCTTTGCTCAAAACATCCAATTGAAGATTGAATCCCAGTTCTTCTTTTCCGTAAAAAAATTCATACAAACCGTTAGAAAGAATTTCTTTGTCTTTCTTGGAAAGTGCTTCCACGTAATCTCTCAACTTCGGTTTTTCAAACAAAGAAACCAAAGGAGAACGGGTGATTACTTTCACCATTGCTTTGGTGAGTTCCAACGGTTCTTCGAATTTTTCTTTGGCAAAAGATTCTTGGGCGAGAAGAAACAGTTGTTCCGATTTCATTTTTTTCCCAATCTCTTTTAGTCGAGGATGTTGAAACCCGTCAGGATAAATGGAAAGAAAAGAAGATTCGAGCTGTTTCATTTTTTTAATATATATGTCCATTTATAAAGCTTCCAATCCTTCCGAAATTAATTTTCTCCAACGATGTTGTCTCCATCTGTAGAATATATTTCCAAAGATCCAAATCAACGGAGTCAGTATGCCTGCTTTGATTTCAATTCGATCCGTATAAGAAATCAGATTTTCATTTTTTGTTTTGCGGATAAAAATCCAATGATCCCATTTTTGAATCAATTCACCGTGACCGTTATCTCTTAATATGAATTCATCTATAGTATCATGAAACCTTTGGATTCCTATGTATTGTTTCCCAAAAGGAATGATTCCGAATAATTTCATATCTACCAGATATTCTCCGTCCTTCCAGATAACAGGAAAATGACTCGGATCCAAAGGAGTGAATTTGATCAGAGGAGTTGTTACATAAATCAGTAATTTAGGTAAAAGCACTGAGCGTTTTATCGTTTCAAAATCGGATTTTAACTCGGTGGATACGTTTACGATCATTTTGATTCTTCCGAATGGGCTTCGTTCAGTTCTTTCATCGTTGTTACTCGATTCAATTGATAATCTTCCGTAAGATTGAAAATTCTGCCTATTTTTTGAGAAGCAGAGGTGAATGCAATGAAAGCGCATAACTCCGATATTTCTTTATCGTTAAATTCTTCTTTTAAAATTTCGAAATGAGATTGGGAAATGGAAAGATGATCTTTCACGAACAAGTCCGCGAAGGCGGCTGCTAAGGCGATCCGGGACCGGGAGTTTTCTTTTCGAATTTCCGAGCGGCCTCCTTTTACCATGCAGTATTCACATTTGTTTTCGAATGCCATCACTCGCCGAACTTGTTCCAATAGGTCCGGCTCTAAATTTGTTTCTGTGAAGAGTGCTTCGTCCAATTCGTTCCAACGATCTAAGATTTTCGAATTATGCCCCAGAATCTTTTGGAATCCGGTCTTTCCGTAATCGGATAATTTGATTCGAATCGTCATATTATTCCTCTCTGTGTTTTTGCGTTGAGATAAAAGGATTGTTAGGTGAAAAAAAGTATCCGGTCAAACTGGCAAATGTGATCGGAACGAAATATGTAAATCCGGTGAGTGCCGACAAAAGTAAAATCGTGCTTAAGGGAGTACGGGTAACACAAGCATTGATTGCTGCCATGCAACTGACTGTCGCCAGCGTAAGATTTACACCGGGAAAAAAATGATGTAGAATCAATCCCAAAGTTGCTCCGACAAAAAAC
The nucleotide sequence above comes from Leptospira kobayashii. Encoded proteins:
- a CDS encoding PAS domain S-box protein, coding for MITQVEKQKKTLLIVEDDTIIGMAEAQALRLAGYTVFTASSGEKAIKLIQSGQEIDLILMDMDLGAGMDGTETSREILKLIEVPIVFLTSHAEKEMVDKVRGITRYGYVIKNSGNFVLQSSIDMAFDLFYANQKVKKKEESLRVTLNSIGDAVIASDNQGRITRMNPVAEKLTGWPFHEAIGAPVRNVFHIVNAKTRVPAKNPIDEVLKTGQIVGLANHTALLAKNGVEYQIADSGAPIQNEKGDVLGVVLVFRDVTEDYKMQEELRGSEERFAAIFKSSPMGMAVTRYADGVYVSVNKAFCQLFEYKKDEIIGKSTKETQHWWISEERERLLEILRDTGRIEGEEMKIRKKSGEIADIVVFVEQIVISGEKYLLSINHDITAKKHAEAELQKSLDEKEVLLKELQHRVKNSLNVVSNLLGFELNHIKDEETKRIFLNAQSRIHSMSKIYERLYRSSAIDRLDLHLYIKDLIDSFSEMYAIDSKKIRFSVKLEKIQLDLKRALPVGLILNELITNALKYAYPNDHKGEIRVHLRQVNEHVNLMVSDDGCGLSESTNPSEANTLGFMLVKNLTEQIDGVVSTISNPNEGLTVILSLKI
- a CDS encoding NTP/NDP exchange transporter; the encoded protein is MNEKLKTFFIRINLVLKVQPQEIPILIYSSLCFFCILSSYYILRPIRDELGIETGTKTLPWLFSATLVSIILLNFPFAWLTHKLNRKSLLNFLFRFFLLQLLAFAFFFSTSSHNIWIGRIFFVWVSVFNLFVVSVFWVLIVDLFREEEGKRLFGIISAGGSIGAIAGSLFTASLVEHTSKTNLLIASAILLELAAQTGMRMYTVRTKLQKEEIDSTKPIVESSSLFWGLLGMFRSPYLANAALYVFIYTATSSLIYFQQVHIFETGFSSTGERTSLLAKMDLIVNVSTLIIQILFTSRIIQFLGVSGALAALPIIGILGFGFLSVFPSIALVFIIQITRRVGQFALAKPTREVLFTLVSKEDKFKAKNFMDTAVYRLGDQSGAWIHAFFSFVGMNPIQISMLGIGASLLWLWNGIWLGKKEKELVLEAEQKPASV
- a CDS encoding aldo/keto reductase produces the protein METQSNPSSKNTKVLKAKILSSGEILPRVGLGTYQTFDVGKDPSKQKELSFLLEYFHSSGGSMIDSSPMYGTSEEVVGDVSLKTNLNEKLFFATKVWISGKEAGEKQMLSSLSKMKRKHIELMQIHNLVDWKTHLTTLKDWKEKGIIRYIGITHYTTSAFPDLEKIIRSEKIDFLQIPYSIAETTGEERLIPAAFDRGVSVIANEPFAHGRLFSMIKGKDLPGWAKEMGISTWAEYFLKFILASEQIQFVIPATNKLNHLKENMTAGIGNLPSLSDRKKMKSEFF
- a CDS encoding VOC family protein — protein: MSQLDVIEIKAFVPAKDYELSKQFYQDMGFNLKSEGGGVAYFQVGKSSFLLQNFYNREFAENLMMHLLVEDANAWFQKLSNNSLSEKYKIRITSPETQPWRMVDFIVADPSGVLWRIGNNI
- a CDS encoding adenylate/guanylate cyclase domain-containing protein; translated protein: MDLIFGWKNRLRLGSGLVLFAYVFTHLLNHSLGIVSLDLLESSRKLFIGFWRFPAIHPILFFATSIHIILTLSSILSRKTLKMSQGEFLQFFSGLAIPQLLIGHIAVTVAMNEMLGVDDSYTHLFLVYGSFFTAIDVTLLLIVWAHGCFGLYFWLRYKPWFIRYSNLFLVIVSIFPVLSIMGIISAQKEAFLLSQDPEWLEEFLLTLPEKVEKIKEYSLQVGTGASLVFNSIIFSLFVFRLFFLRSQNKKKTIKVHYPNGKISIVSPGTTILEASKLAKLPHANVCGGRGRCSTCRVHIESGLEELDSPSEEETAVLARISAPKSVRLACQAIPKSDIYIEPLLPTNATAIDAIRQSRYIYGTEKEIVILFADLRGFTTFTEQMLPYDVVFILNSYFQQVGSEIEKAGGKIDKLMGDGLMAIFGLDTNLTEASNQAVIAVQNMSEQLVHLNERLQKELPEPLRMGIGIHSGVVILGTFGNSTTPTAIGDAVNTASRLESATKEYSCEVIVSENVAKYSLADFSGFEKHTISVRGKTESVNVYLIPFGRDLKISKIETTLN
- a CDS encoding MarR family winged helix-turn-helix transcriptional regulator, which gives rise to MKSQDNTFSFEKAEDSSGFLLWQVTNLWQREIKKALEKYDLTHSQYVLLASIHWLTLHNQDVTQVLLSSHTKIDPMTTSTVLRTLQTKGLIQRQEHLTDTRAKTVVLTDAGKKIIKQAVKAVEKFDSDFFKSLGAGTNDFNKKLLTLLKWIEI
- a CDS encoding YbhB/YbcL family Raf kinase inhibitor-like protein, whose translation is MRFSFLKTSLLLTTISIVGGLSAADIKLTSNAIKEGSNLTNAQVFNGFGCSGENISPDLNWSGAPKETKAFAVTVYDPDAPTGSGFWHWVVFNIPADATGLASKAGNEKGTLPPGSIQSRTDFGKPGFGGACPPAGDKPHRYIFKVYALKDKIPLDSEASGALVGFYINSLKLAEGKLNAKFGRK
- a CDS encoding carboxymuconolactone decarboxylase family protein; this encodes MTIRIKLSDYGKTGFQKILGHNSKILDRWNELDEALFTETNLEPDLLEQVRRVMAFENKCEYCMVKGGRSEIRKENSRSRIALAAAFADLFVKDHLSISQSHFEILKEEFNDKEISELCAFIAFTSASQKIGRIFNLTEDYQLNRVTTMKELNEAHSEESK
- a CDS encoding SRPBCC family protein, with translation MWTKSYSIITEKVTKEQIWKLFEDVNNWHTWDEGIEFAKLEGKFEAGNHFILRPKGGPNVKVELLETVKNERFSDVTRFPLAQMYDEHLFEETENGLRITNTISVKGILGFLWIKLVAQNIVDSLPKDVAKQVETASKL